The following coding sequences are from one Humulus lupulus chromosome X, drHumLupu1.1, whole genome shotgun sequence window:
- the LOC133803418 gene encoding protein TRACHEARY ELEMENT DIFFERENTIATION-RELATED 7A-like isoform X3: MEQFRSTQSNIGESSHASGSCVGRAASNVSPPPPPLAAHVEQVVVPPVLAPPPPPLAPHVEQVVVPPVLAQPPPPPPPLPHVQPMFTPPEPQVPPTMHEKRKQEDIEAMIPSTQHPQPPKLPLVEPLTHEVESISHNDSTSMSSTLTSLLKFVSPWDNDHHKKINITSHVFGYNTIAMLFKDDVTQFCNMDKIGQTPMIFYLRLLDYILHTNGLDHLYAFQHPGEVSVGHENKHAQALKDRFIQMGEKQFLICPWNSNEHWMLLLFQPHSHSVACLDPINLRLRIEIKNIVR; this comes from the exons ATGGAGCAATTTAGATCGACACAGAGCAATATCGGTGAGTCATCGCATGCTTCTGGTTCTTGTGTGGGCAGAGCAGCCTCTAATgtatcaccaccaccaccacccctaGCAGCACATGTTGAACAAGTGGTTGTTCCACCAGTActagcaccaccaccaccaccactagcaCCACATGTTGAACAAGTGGTTGTTCCACCAGTACTAgcacaaccaccaccaccaccaccaccactaccacatgTTCAACCAATGTTTACTCCACCAGAACCACAAGTTCCACCGACTATGCATGAG AAGAGAAAGCAAGAAGATATTGAGGCGATGATACCTTCCACTCAACATCCACAACCCCCAAAGCTTCCTCTTGTAGAGCCATTGACGCACGAGGTAGAGTCAATCTCTCATAATGATTCGACATCTATGTCAAGCACTTTGACCTCTTTATTGAAGTTTGTATCACCATGGGATAATGACCACCACAAAAAGATTAATATCACATCACATGTATTTGGATACAACACGATTGCTATGCTTTTCAAGGATGATGTGACACAATTTTGCAACATGGACAAGATTGGACAAACTCCGATGATATTTTATTTGAG GTTGTTGGATTATATACTACATACCAATGGGTTGGATCATTTGTACGCATTTCAACATCCCGGTGAAGTTAGTGTAGGCCATGAGAATAAGCATGCTCAAGCACTTAAAGATCGATTCATTCAGATGGGCGAGAAGCAGTTCCTTATTTGTCCCTGGAATAGCAA tgaacattggatgttattGTTATTTCAACCTCACTCACATTCAGTGGCATGCTTGGATCCCATTAACCTTCGGTTACGCATTGAGATTAAAAATATAGTCAG gtaa
- the LOC133803418 gene encoding uncharacterized protein LOC133803418 isoform X1 — MEQFRSTQSNIGESSHASGSCVGRAASNVSPPPPPLAAHVEQVVVPPVLAPPPPPLAPHVEQVVVPPVLAQPPPPPPPLPHVQPMFTPPEPQVPPTMHELANKTRDNIVASGYILKSDSTYIHGKKMSKEVACVVVEVAHEEMAMLPFPNLNAGITLKRKQEDIEAMIPSTQHPQPPKLPLVEPLTHEVESISHNDSTSMSSTLTSLLKFVSPWDNDHHKKINITSHVFGYNTIAMLFKDDVTQFCNMDKIGQTPMIFYLRLLDYILHTNGLDHLYAFQHPGEVSVGHENKHAQALKDRFIQMGEKQFLICPWNSNEHWMLLLFQPHSHSVACLDPINLRLRIEIKNIVR; from the exons ATGGAGCAATTTAGATCGACACAGAGCAATATCGGTGAGTCATCGCATGCTTCTGGTTCTTGTGTGGGCAGAGCAGCCTCTAATgtatcaccaccaccaccacccctaGCAGCACATGTTGAACAAGTGGTTGTTCCACCAGTActagcaccaccaccaccaccactagcaCCACATGTTGAACAAGTGGTTGTTCCACCAGTACTAgcacaaccaccaccaccaccaccaccactaccacatgTTCAACCAATGTTTACTCCACCAGAACCACAAGTTCCACCGACTATGCATGAG CTTGCTAACAAAACGAGAGACAACATAGTTGCATCGGGATACATCCTTAAGAGTGATAGTACATATATCCATGGAAAAAAGATGTCTAAAGAAGTTGCTTGTGTAGTCGTTGAGGTAGCCCACGAAGAGATGGCTATGCTACCATTTCCTAATTTGAATGCAGGGATCACTTTG AAGAGAAAGCAAGAAGATATTGAGGCGATGATACCTTCCACTCAACATCCACAACCCCCAAAGCTTCCTCTTGTAGAGCCATTGACGCACGAGGTAGAGTCAATCTCTCATAATGATTCGACATCTATGTCAAGCACTTTGACCTCTTTATTGAAGTTTGTATCACCATGGGATAATGACCACCACAAAAAGATTAATATCACATCACATGTATTTGGATACAACACGATTGCTATGCTTTTCAAGGATGATGTGACACAATTTTGCAACATGGACAAGATTGGACAAACTCCGATGATATTTTATTTGAG GTTGTTGGATTATATACTACATACCAATGGGTTGGATCATTTGTACGCATTTCAACATCCCGGTGAAGTTAGTGTAGGCCATGAGAATAAGCATGCTCAAGCACTTAAAGATCGATTCATTCAGATGGGCGAGAAGCAGTTCCTTATTTGTCCCTGGAATAGCAA tgaacattggatgttattGTTATTTCAACCTCACTCACATTCAGTGGCATGCTTGGATCCCATTAACCTTCGGTTACGCATTGAGATTAAAAATATAGTCAG gtaa
- the LOC133803420 gene encoding V-type proton ATPase subunit c''1, whose protein sequence is MSGAVVVGVTTSWASALVRISPYTYAALGIAIAIGVSVLGAAWGIYITGSSLIGAAIKAPRITSKNLISVIFCEAVAIYGVIVAIILQTKLESVPATQLYAPESLRAGYAIFASGIIVGFANLVCGLCVGIIGSSCALSDAQNSSLFVKILVIEIFGSALGLFGVIVGIIMSAQATWPVKA, encoded by the exons ATGTCCGGCGCAGTAGTCGTGGGCGTTACCACCTCATGGGCCAGCGCCCTCGTCAGGATCTCTCCCTACACTTACGCCGCCCTAGGTATCGCCATCGCTATTGGTGTCTCAGTCCTTGGCGCTGCTTG GGGGATTTACATTACTGGAAGTAGCTTGATCGGCGCAGCAATAAAAGCTCCCCGAATCACGTCCAAGAACCTGATTAG CGTTATTTTCTGCGAAGCTGTTGCTATTTATGGTGTCATTGTTGCAATCATCCTACAAACTAAATTGGAGAGTGTTCCAGCAACACAATTATATGCACCCGAGTCTCTTAGAGCAGGATATGCAATCTTTGCCTCTGGAATTATTGTTGGTTTTGCAAATCTTGTCTGCGG ATTGTGCGTAGGAATAATTGGAAGCAGTTGTGCTTTATCTGATGCCCAAAACTCCTCACTTTTTGTTAAGATTCTTGTGATTGAGATTTTCGGAAGTGCACTTGGGCTGTTTGGAGTGATTGTGGGAATAATCATGTCAGCTCAAGCAACATGGCCTGTGAAAGCATAA
- the LOC133803418 gene encoding uncharacterized protein LOC133803418 isoform X2 — MEQFRSTQSNIGESSHASGSCVGRAASNVSPPPPPLAAHVEQVVVPPVLAPPPPPLAPHVEQVVVPPVLAQPPPPPPPLPHVQPMFTPPEPQVPPTMHELANKTRDNIVASGYILKSDSTYIHGKKMSKEVACVVVEVAHEEMAMLPFPNLNAGITLKRKQEDIEAMIPSTQHPQPPKLPLVEPLTHEVESISHNDSTSMSSTLTSLLKFVSPWDNDHHKKINITSHVFGYNTIAMLFKDDVTQFCNMDKIGQTPMIFYLRLLDYILHTNGLDHLYAFQHPGEVSVGHENKHAQALKDRFIQMGEKQFLICPWNSK; from the exons ATGGAGCAATTTAGATCGACACAGAGCAATATCGGTGAGTCATCGCATGCTTCTGGTTCTTGTGTGGGCAGAGCAGCCTCTAATgtatcaccaccaccaccacccctaGCAGCACATGTTGAACAAGTGGTTGTTCCACCAGTActagcaccaccaccaccaccactagcaCCACATGTTGAACAAGTGGTTGTTCCACCAGTACTAgcacaaccaccaccaccaccaccaccactaccacatgTTCAACCAATGTTTACTCCACCAGAACCACAAGTTCCACCGACTATGCATGAG CTTGCTAACAAAACGAGAGACAACATAGTTGCATCGGGATACATCCTTAAGAGTGATAGTACATATATCCATGGAAAAAAGATGTCTAAAGAAGTTGCTTGTGTAGTCGTTGAGGTAGCCCACGAAGAGATGGCTATGCTACCATTTCCTAATTTGAATGCAGGGATCACTTTG AAGAGAAAGCAAGAAGATATTGAGGCGATGATACCTTCCACTCAACATCCACAACCCCCAAAGCTTCCTCTTGTAGAGCCATTGACGCACGAGGTAGAGTCAATCTCTCATAATGATTCGACATCTATGTCAAGCACTTTGACCTCTTTATTGAAGTTTGTATCACCATGGGATAATGACCACCACAAAAAGATTAATATCACATCACATGTATTTGGATACAACACGATTGCTATGCTTTTCAAGGATGATGTGACACAATTTTGCAACATGGACAAGATTGGACAAACTCCGATGATATTTTATTTGAG GTTGTTGGATTATATACTACATACCAATGGGTTGGATCATTTGTACGCATTTCAACATCCCGGTGAAGTTAGTGTAGGCCATGAGAATAAGCATGCTCAAGCACTTAAAGATCGATTCATTCAGATGGGCGAGAAGCAGTTCCTTATTTGTCCCTGGAATAGCAA gtaa
- the LOC133803417 gene encoding uncharacterized protein LOC133803417 gives MTDKKRSKAIIVGGSIAGVSCARTLISAGWDVVVLEKSYAPPTGSPTGAGLGLDPSSQHLIHTWTNQPQLLHNSTLPLTIDQNQATDSEKKVSWTLTRDDEYNFRAAYWADLHGIVYKDLPSEIFFWGHLFLSFSISSDKKSVKVKAKNRQTEDTIEMVGDLLVAADGCLSVFRLSFLPELKLRYSGYCAWRGILDFSGNENSDTIIGIRKAYPELGKCLYFELGSGTHAVIYELPQKKLNWVWYINQPEPQLKGKSVTMKVSNDMIQKMHQEAEKTWGPALVKVIQETFKPFVNVIYDIDPLKRLVWDNVVLVGDAAHPTTPHGLRSTNMSLLDAAVLGGCLDKWGVDRLESALEEYQSIRLPVVSKQVLHSRRMGRIKQGLDLEDRQPFDPRTASSKECEELQQKNMPFFAADVPFFAG, from the exons ATGACTGATAAGAAAAGATCAAAGGCAATAATAGTGGGAGGTAGCATAGCAGGAGTGTCCTGCGCGCGCACACTCATCTCAGCAGGCTGGGACGTGGTTGTGCTTGAAAAGTCCTATGCACCCCCGACCGGAAGCCCAACCGGAGCTGGTCTGGGGCTTGACCCTTCGTCTCAGCACCTCATTCACACCTGGACTAATCAACCACAACTTCTCCACAACTCTACTTTACCCCTTACTATTGATCAg AACCAAGCAACTGACAGTGAGAAGAAGGTAAGCTGGACTTTGACAAGAGATGATGAGTACAACTTCAGAGCAGCATATTGGGCTGACCTTCATGGCATTGTGTATAAAGATCTTCCATCTGAAATATTCTTTTGGGGTCACCTTTTCCTATCATTCTCCATTTCTAGTGATAAAAAATCAGTGAAAGTCAAGGCTAAAAATCGTCAAACTGAAGATACCATTGAGATGGTTGGAGATTTGCTTGTTGCAGCTGATGGGTGTCTCTCTGTATTCCGTTTAAGTTTCCTCCCGGAACTAAAATTGAG GTACTCAGGGTATTGTGCCTGGAGAGGGATACTTGACTTTTCAGGGAATGAGAATTCAGACACCATCATAGGCATCCGAAAAGCTTACCCTGAGCTGGGCAAATGCTTGTACTTCGAATTGGGTTCTGGAACTCATGCAGTGATATACGAACTACCCCAGAAAAAATTGAACTGGGTTTGGTACATAAACCAACCAGAACCCCAGTTGAAG GGAAAATCAGTTACTATGAAAGTAAGCAACGACATGATTCAGAAGATGCACCAAGAAGCAGAGAAGACCTGGGGTCCTGCTTTGGTTAAAGTAATTCAAGAAACTTTTAAGCCTTTTGTGAATGTGATATACGACATTGATCCTTTAAAACGACTCGTTTGGGACAATGTGGTTTTGGTAGGCGATGCAGCTCACCCTACTACTCCTCACGGGTTGAGAAGCACCAACATGTCGCTGTTGGATGCAGCGGTCCTTGGCGGCTGTCTGGACAAGTGGGGAGTTGACAGATTGGAATCAGCTCTGGAGGAATATCAGTCCATTCGTTTGCCAGTTGTTTCTAAGCAAGTTCTGCACTCTCGGCGAATGGGAAGAATAAAACAAGGCTTGGATCTTGAAGATCGCCAGCCTTTTGACCCTAGGACTGCTTCTTCTAAGGAATGTGAGGAGCTGCAACAGAAGAACATGCCCTTCTTTGCTGCTGATGTTCCCTTCTTTGCTGGTTGA